The following coding sequences are from one Venturia canescens isolate UGA chromosome 5, ASM1945775v1, whole genome shotgun sequence window:
- the LOC122411318 gene encoding uncharacterized protein — MDTHLKMPCTFEYSQGNGTGVAEALGNWGFSSQIGSPGQELRRLKCLFAKMDQLRSSKPTMCVRYDHRNDPEAWYVRPSPYECMPVWTFAEKRPLITYCSTADIVTVSDMSRIRPDLASPIPGRGFLIQKTTDKWFKRGPDCCPQPSCLAPQCPRPCC, encoded by the exons ATGGATACGCATCTGAAAATGCCGTGCACTTTCGAATATTCTCAAGGAAATGGGACTGGAGTAGCAGAAGCGCTTGGAAATTGGGGATTTTCAAGCCAAATCGGCAGCCCTGGTCAAGAACTCCGACGTCTCAAATGTTTATTTGCCAAGATGGACCAATT GCGAAGCTCGAAACCAACGATGTGTGTCAGATATGACCACAGAAACGATCCTGAGGCATGGTACGTCAGGCCAAGTCCTTACGAGTGCATGCCTGTTTGGACATTTGCAGAGAAAAGACCGCTCATCACTTATTGTTCAACAGCTGACATCGTTACAGTTTCCGATATGAGTAGAATCAGACCCGATCTCGCTTCTCCTATTCCCGGTCGTGGTTTTTTGATTCAGAAG ACGACGGATAAATGGTTCAAGAGAGGTCCTGACTGTTGTCCTCAACCTAGTTGCCTCGCTCCCCAATGCCCAAGACCTTGCTGCTAG
- the LOC122411316 gene encoding GILT-like protein 3, with amino-acid sequence MGLGNFKVRLFIAITIVLVVWQSALKFWSLPNNDSELSKEVNEAAKNGAIEPEIQKVLVTVYYEALCPDSRSFLIKQLEPTYQSLNEHITVEMVPYGKAITTKKDDSYEFSCQHGPAECEANMIHACAIDIIKNPSVRLEFLVCMIKDNLNPIDITKSCGEKMNLDVASILDCKENLKGKELLAMYGKQTDDLRPKISFIPTITLDKNSDNQREILKNLLKEVCRLYKVPPKGCEL; translated from the exons ATGGGGCTgggaaattttaaagttagATTATTTATCGCTATTACGATAGTGCTTGTTGTTTGGCAATCTGCACTAAAGTTCTGGTCTCTTCCAAACAACGATTCTGAACTTTCCAAAGAA GTGAACGAAGCTGCTAAGAATGGAGCGATTGAACCAGAAATTCAGAAGGTACTTGTAACTGTCTATTACGAAGCCCTCTGTCCCGACTCTCGGAGTTTCCTCATCAAACAGCTGGAACCAACCTATCAAAGTCTCAATGAACATATCACCGTAGAAATGGTTCCCTATGGCAAAGCAATT aCAACGAAAAAGGACGACAGCTATGAATTCTCATGTCAGCATGGGCCAGCAGAATGCGAAGCAAACATGATCCATGCGTGTGCAATCGATATAATCAAAAATCCATCCGTCCGCCTAGAATTTTTGGTCTGCATGATTAAGGACAATTTAAATCCTATTGACATAACGAAATCTTGTGGAgagaagatgaatttggatgTTGCATCGATATTGGATTGTAAAGAGAACCTCAAGGGTAAAGAGTTGTTGGCAATGTATGGAAAACAGACGGATGATCTACGCCCCAAAATCAGTTTTATACCTACTATTACGCTGGACAAA AACTCGGATAACCAGCGAGAAATCTTGAAGAATCTGTTAAAAGAAGTTTGTCGATTGTACAAAGTTCCACCGAAGGGTTGTGAATTATAA